The following coding sequences lie in one Rhinolophus ferrumequinum isolate MPI-CBG mRhiFer1 chromosome 14, mRhiFer1_v1.p, whole genome shotgun sequence genomic window:
- the NAPRT gene encoding nicotinate phosphoribosyltransferase isoform X2, translated as MAAEQDPEGRAAERPLLTDLYQATMALGYWRAGRAREPAEFELFFRRCPFGGAFALAAGLRDCLRFLHAFRLQDADVQFLASVLPPDTDPAFFEHLRSLDCSGVTVRALPEGSLALPSVPLLQVSGPLLVVQLLETPLLCLVSYASLIATNAARLRLIAGPEKRLLEMGLRRAQGPNGGLTASTYSYLGGFDASSNVLAGQLRGVPVAGTLAHSFVTSFSGTEVPPDPMLAPAAGGGPRVDLVACVEAWLERVCAHLGLGVQEPHPGERAAFVAYALAFPQAFQGLLDTYSVRRSGLPNFLAVALALGELGYRAVGVRLDSGDLLQQAQEIRAHLRTSAAQFQVPWLESVPIAVSNNIDEGELARLAQELVSVGGQPRMKLTEDPDKQTLPGSKAAFRLLGSDGSLLLDLLQLAEEPPPQAGQELRVWPRGAQASRTVRPAHVEPLLRLWVQEGQLCEPLPSLAESRAFAQLSLSLLSPAHRRLEQPELYQVALSEKLQALVARLSAGGPQ; from the exons ATGGCGGCGGAGCAGGACCCCGAAGGGCGAGCAGCTGAGCGGCCACTGCTCACCGACCTCTACCAGGCGACCATGGCGCTGGGCTACTGGCGCGCGGGCCGGGCGCGCGAGCCCGCCGAGTTCGAGCTCTTCTTCCGCCGCTGCCCGTTCGGCGGCGCCTTCGCCCTGGCCGCGGGGCTGCGCGACTGCTTGCGCTTCCTGCACGCCTTCCGCCTGCAAGATGCAG ACGTGCAGTTCCTGGCCTCGGTGCTGCCACCAGACACTGACCCCGCGTTCTTCGAGCATCTCCGGAGTCTCGACTGCTCCGGGGTGACGGTGCGGGCCCTGCCCGAGGGCTCCCTCGCTTTACCCAGC GTGCCATTGCTGCAAGTGTCTGGGCCGCTCCTGGTGGTGCAGCTGCTGGAGACGCCGCTCCTCTGCCTGGTCAGCTATGCCAG CCTGATAGCCACCAATGCGGCGCGGCTTCGCCTGATAGCCGGGCCAGAGAAGCGGCTGCTGGAGATGGGGCTGCGGCGAGCTCAGGGCCCCAACGGGGGTCTGACAGCCTCTACCTACAGCTATCTAGGCG GCTTTGACGCCAGCAGCAACGTGCTGGCAGGACAGCTGCGTGGTGTCCCAGTGGCAGGAACCCTGGCGCATTCCTTCGTCACTTCCTTTTCAGGCACTGAGGTGCCTCCTGACCCG ATGTTGGCTCCAGCTGCTGGTGGGGGCCCCAGGGTGGACCTGGTCGCCTGTGTGGAGGCGTGGCTGGAGCGTGTGTGTGCccacctggggctgggggtgcaAGAGCCTCACCCTGGTGAGCGGGCAGCCTTTGTGGCCTATGCCTTGGCCTTTCCCCAGGCCTTCCAGGGTCTGCTGGACACCTACAGTGTGCGGAG GAGTGGTCTTCCCAACTTCCTTGCAGTAGCCCTGGCCCTGGGTGAGCTGGGCTACCGGGCCGTAGGTGTGAGGCTGGACAGCGGTGACCTGCTCCAGCAGGCCCAGGAGATCCGTGCGCACCTCAGGACCTCTGCAGCTCA GTTCCAGGTGCCCTGGCTGGAATCGGTCCCCATCGCTGTCAGCAACAACATTGACGAGGGAGAGCTGGCCCGACTGGCCCAGGAG CTGGTGTCTGTGGGAGGCCAGCCACGCATGAAGCTGACCGAGGACCCTGACAAGCAGACATTGCCTGGGAGCAAGGCCGCCTTCCGGCTCCTGGGCTCTGACG GGTCCCTGCTGTTGGACCTGCTGCAGTTGGCAGaggagcccccaccccaggctggccAGGAACTGAGAGTCTGGCCGCGAGGGGCCCAGGCGTCCCGTACCGTGAGACCAGCCCACGTGGAGCCGCTGCTGCGACTCTGGGTCCAGGAGGGACAG CTGTGTGAGCCCCTCCCATCTCTGGCTGAATCTAGAGCCTTTGCCCAGCTGTCGCTGAGCCTTCTCAGCCCCGCACACAGGAGGCTGGAGCAGCCTGAGCTGTACCAG GTGGCGCTGTCTGAGAAGTTGCAGGCCCTGGTGGCCAGACTGAGTGCCGGAGGCCCCCAGTGA
- the NAPRT gene encoding nicotinate phosphoribosyltransferase isoform X1 has translation MAAEQDPEGRAAERPLLTDLYQATMALGYWRAGRAREPAEFELFFRRCPFGGAFALAAGLRDCLRFLHAFRLQDADVQFLASVLPPDTDPAFFEHLRSLDCSGVTVRALPEGSLALPSVPLLQVSGPLLVVQLLETPLLCLVSYASLIATNAARLRLIAGPEKRLLEMGLRRAQGPNGGLTASTYSYLGGFDASSNVLAGQLRGVPVAGTLAHSFVTSFSGTEVPPDPMLAPAAGGGPRVDLVACVEAWLERVCAHLGLGVQEPHPGERAAFVAYALAFPQAFQGLLDTYSVRRSGLPNFLAVALALGELGYRAVGVRLDSGDLLQQAQEIRAHLRTSAAQFQVPWLESVPIAVSNNIDEGELARLAQEGSEVNVIGIGTSVVTCPRQPSLGCVYKLVSVGGQPRMKLTEDPDKQTLPGSKAAFRLLGSDGSLLLDLLQLAEEPPPQAGQELRVWPRGAQASRTVRPAHVEPLLRLWVQEGQLCEPLPSLAESRAFAQLSLSLLSPAHRRLEQPELYQVALSEKLQALVARLSAGGPQ, from the exons ATGGCGGCGGAGCAGGACCCCGAAGGGCGAGCAGCTGAGCGGCCACTGCTCACCGACCTCTACCAGGCGACCATGGCGCTGGGCTACTGGCGCGCGGGCCGGGCGCGCGAGCCCGCCGAGTTCGAGCTCTTCTTCCGCCGCTGCCCGTTCGGCGGCGCCTTCGCCCTGGCCGCGGGGCTGCGCGACTGCTTGCGCTTCCTGCACGCCTTCCGCCTGCAAGATGCAG ACGTGCAGTTCCTGGCCTCGGTGCTGCCACCAGACACTGACCCCGCGTTCTTCGAGCATCTCCGGAGTCTCGACTGCTCCGGGGTGACGGTGCGGGCCCTGCCCGAGGGCTCCCTCGCTTTACCCAGC GTGCCATTGCTGCAAGTGTCTGGGCCGCTCCTGGTGGTGCAGCTGCTGGAGACGCCGCTCCTCTGCCTGGTCAGCTATGCCAG CCTGATAGCCACCAATGCGGCGCGGCTTCGCCTGATAGCCGGGCCAGAGAAGCGGCTGCTGGAGATGGGGCTGCGGCGAGCTCAGGGCCCCAACGGGGGTCTGACAGCCTCTACCTACAGCTATCTAGGCG GCTTTGACGCCAGCAGCAACGTGCTGGCAGGACAGCTGCGTGGTGTCCCAGTGGCAGGAACCCTGGCGCATTCCTTCGTCACTTCCTTTTCAGGCACTGAGGTGCCTCCTGACCCG ATGTTGGCTCCAGCTGCTGGTGGGGGCCCCAGGGTGGACCTGGTCGCCTGTGTGGAGGCGTGGCTGGAGCGTGTGTGTGCccacctggggctgggggtgcaAGAGCCTCACCCTGGTGAGCGGGCAGCCTTTGTGGCCTATGCCTTGGCCTTTCCCCAGGCCTTCCAGGGTCTGCTGGACACCTACAGTGTGCGGAG GAGTGGTCTTCCCAACTTCCTTGCAGTAGCCCTGGCCCTGGGTGAGCTGGGCTACCGGGCCGTAGGTGTGAGGCTGGACAGCGGTGACCTGCTCCAGCAGGCCCAGGAGATCCGTGCGCACCTCAGGACCTCTGCAGCTCA GTTCCAGGTGCCCTGGCTGGAATCGGTCCCCATCGCTGTCAGCAACAACATTGACGAGGGAGAGCTGGCCCGACTGGCCCAGGAG GGCAGCGAGGTGAACGTCATTGGCATTGGCACCAGCGTGGTCACCTGCCCTCGCCAGCCTTCCCTGGGTTGCGTCTACAAG CTGGTGTCTGTGGGAGGCCAGCCACGCATGAAGCTGACCGAGGACCCTGACAAGCAGACATTGCCTGGGAGCAAGGCCGCCTTCCGGCTCCTGGGCTCTGACG GGTCCCTGCTGTTGGACCTGCTGCAGTTGGCAGaggagcccccaccccaggctggccAGGAACTGAGAGTCTGGCCGCGAGGGGCCCAGGCGTCCCGTACCGTGAGACCAGCCCACGTGGAGCCGCTGCTGCGACTCTGGGTCCAGGAGGGACAG CTGTGTGAGCCCCTCCCATCTCTGGCTGAATCTAGAGCCTTTGCCCAGCTGTCGCTGAGCCTTCTCAGCCCCGCACACAGGAGGCTGGAGCAGCCTGAGCTGTACCAG GTGGCGCTGTCTGAGAAGTTGCAGGCCCTGGTGGCCAGACTGAGTGCCGGAGGCCCCCAGTGA